In Triticum urartu cultivar G1812 unplaced genomic scaffold, Tu2.1 TuUngrouped_contig_286, whole genome shotgun sequence, one DNA window encodes the following:
- the LOC125527083 gene encoding uncharacterized protein LOC125527083: protein MLRLSEEDGRVVAEFQAMHAAAREAGFGRIFRSPTLFEDMVKCILLCNCQWTRTLAMATALCELQLELRHSSGTEVLELRTPPIRELKRKRGKNRNVRVKLETKFTELECLEDPRVETAEDARVATGTSDVITHLETDEKSASLPQVAPETGSACQSFDSSELSLEGCIGDFPTPEELAYLDEDFLAKCCNLGYRAERIVLLARSIVEGKVCLQNLEEMQKMSLPATEELSTIPSTYERLNNELTTISGFGPFTRANVLMCMGFFHMIPADTETIRHLKQCHKIASTIKSVHMELDKIYGEYAPFQFLAYWFELWGFYDKQFGKIAEMDPSTYRLFTASALKKQHRLVRK, encoded by the exons ATGCTGCGGCTGTCGGAGGAGGACGGCAGGGTGGTGGCGGAGTTCCAGGCGATGCACGCCGCCGCGAGGGAGGCGGGGTTCGGCCGCATCTTCCGCTCGCCCACGCTGTTCGAGGACATGGTCAAGTGCATCCTCCTCTGCAATTGCCA ATGGACAAGAACATTGGCAATGGCTACTGCGCTGTGCGAGCTTCAGTTGGAGTTGAGACATTCATCTGGTACTGAAGTTCTTGAGTTAAGGACACCTCCAATCAGGGAGCTTAAAAGGAAGCGCGGCAAGAATCGGAATGTCCGTGTCAAGCTAGAAACAAAGTTTACCGAGTTGGAGTGCTTGGAGGATCCAAGAGTAGAAACTGCGGAGGATGCAAGAGTGGCAACTGGTACTAGCGATGTCATAACACATTTGGAAACGGATGAAAAATCGGCTAGCTTGCCCCAAGTTGCGCCTGAAACAGGCAGTGCATGTCAGTCATTTGATTCTTCAGAGCTCAGCTTGGAAGGTTGCATTGGAGATTTCCCTACTCCGGAAGAATTGGCGTATCTGGATGAAGACTTCTTAGCGAAATGCTGTAACCTTGGATATCGAGCAGAGCGGATTGTGTTGCTTGCACGCAGCATTGTGGAAGGAAAGGTATGCCTACAAAATCTTGAAGAAATGCAGAAAATGTCTTTACCAGCTACAGAAGAGCTATCTACTATCCCGTCTACCTATGAAAGACTGAATAACGAGTTAACCACTATCTCCGGATTCGGCCCTTTCACTCGTGCCAATGTGCTCATGTGCATGGGATTTTTCCACATGATCCCAGCTGATACCGAGACAATTAGgcatttaaagcag TGTCATAAAATTGCAAGCACCATCAAATCTGTTCATATGGAATTGGATAAAATCTACGGCGAGTATGCTCCATTTCAGTTCTTAGCATACTG GTTCGAGCTATGGGGCTTCTATGACAAGCAATTTGGGAAGATCGCTGAGATGGATCCGTCCACATATAGGCTATTTACTGCAAGCGCTTTAAAGAAGCAACATCGGTTAGTTAGGAAATAG
- the LOC125527084 gene encoding XIAP-associated factor 1-like, whose protein sequence is MAAADPAVATSTCAHCNREVPSPNIALHSAHCARNLHLKCEHCGDMVPRKHMDKHYDDNHAPVNCPRCEQTVEHELWDLHKRLQCPQRMLACQYCKFELPAADIFEHQDVCGNRTKYCQPCNKDIRLREWIGHELLLHSKTNAAAESSRSMLEKEEGGRHKQARPAFGLKHKQLLLTIAITGLAVLIGSILFQRRIGSSEAL, encoded by the exons ATGGCCGCCGCCGATCCCGCCGTCGCCACCTCCACCTGCGCGCACTG TAACCGAGAGGTTCCGTCTCCCAACATCGCGCTGCATTCTGCACACTGCGCTCGCAACCTTCACTTGAAGTGTGAGCATTGTGGAGATATGGTCCCAAGGAAGCACATGGATAAGCACTATGATGATAACCATGCTCCG GTGAATTGCCCACGCTGCGAACAAACTGTGGAGCATGAGCTGTGGGATCTTCATAAACGCTTACAGTGCCCACAAAGGATGCTTGCGTGCCAGTATTGCAAGTTTGAACTACCTGCAGCTGACATTTTTGAGCATCAG GATGTATGTGGAAATCGAACAAAATATTGTCAACCTTGCAACAAGGACATCAGACTTCGAGAATGGATTGGACACGAGCTCCTACTCCATTCAAAAACAAATGCCGCTGCAGAATCTTCAAG ATCCATGCTGGAAAAAGAAGAGGGTGGTCGTCACAAGCAAGCACGCCCCGCTTTTGGTTTGAAACACAAGCAACTGCTCCTCACAATTGCAATAACCGGACTTGCTGTACTGATTGGATCCATTCTGTTCCAAAGAAGGATTGGAAGTTCCGAAGCCTTGTAA
- the LOC125527082 gene encoding uncharacterized protein LOC125527082, protein MDQFHDGHHVRLRSRAHRTRTYLHAAADGESVTLSQVRASMNAAWTVHIYHRADGDEDDDGPYLLLHSAAYGRYLGATDVPARRGHRGFRAELRDYDQPEVGSIMWRAVGTGFADDVVLLHHAGGRFLRANGRYLPWNAGVSLDGDVNSMMHWVVEPIPAREAGMPAIPGPLPTRPGMIFLSNIFMNRGPGRQIGGVEPIPAESGIHGRPPTLPRFLSHMFTEPGRRIRYTPTLGGDYPEDSAGWREFWFRGRSVFRLRNQVVMRTSINLYYQNIAMCVRAGRYGRLTPLVVDLPHGGYGETLEIVILEDETRGETLSPSPNFLSIYSRWQQVNLLCMINDFVGFILVGC, encoded by the exons ATGGACCAGTTCCACGACGGGCACCACGTGCGGCTGCGGAGCCGCGCGCACCGCACCCGCACCTACCTCCACGCCGCCGCCGACGGGGAGAGCGTCACCCTCAGCCAGGTCCGGGCCTCCATGAACGCGGCGTGGACGGTGCACATCTACCACCGCGCCGACGGcgacgaagacgacgacggcCCGTACCTGCTCCTCCACAGCGCCGCCTACGGCCGCTACCTCGGCGCCACGGACGTGCCGGCGCGGCGAGGCCACCGCGGCTTCCGCGCGGAGCTGCGCGACTACGACCAGCCGGAGGTGGGGTCCATCATGTGGCGGGCCGTCGGGACGGGCTTCGCGGACGACGTCGTCCTGCTCCACCACGCGGGCGGCCGCTTCCTCCGCGCCAACGGCAGGTACCTCCCCTGGAACGCCGGCGTCAGCCTCGACGGCGACGTCAACTCCATGATGCACTGGGTCGTCGAGCCCATCCCCGCTAGAGAGGCTGGCATGCCTGCCATTCCTGGCCCGCTTCCG ACCCGCCCAGGAATGATATTCCTCTCCAACATATTCATGAACCGGGGGCCGGGACGGCAGATCGGGGGCGTCGAGCCCATCCCGGCAGAGTCGGGCATTCATGGCCGTCCTCCG ACTCTCCCAAGATTCCTCTCCCACATGTTCACGGAGCCGGGACGGCGGATCCGGTACACTCCGACGCTCGGCGGGGACTACCCCGAGGACAGCGCCGGCTGGCGCGAGTTCTGGTTCAGGGGGAGGTCCGTGTTCCGTCTGAGGAACCAGGTGGTGATGCGCACCAGCATCAACCTGTACTACCAGAACATCGCCATGTGCGTCCGAGCGGGCCGCTACGGGAGGCTGACCCCGCTCGTCGTCGACCTGCCCCATGGCGGCTACGGCGAGACCCTCGAGATTGTCATCCTCGAGGACGAGACTCGTGGTGAGACCCTCTCTCCATCCCCCAACTTCCTAAGTATCTACTCACGGTGGCAACAAGTGAATTTGTTATGCATGATCAATGATTTTGTGGGGTTTATTTTGGTGGGGTGCTAA